TACCATTATCATCCTCACCTACATCAACAGCCGTGGCGTAAAAAACGGCAAGATGTTACAAACCGTACTCACTATCATTAAAATAGCGTCCCTATTAGGCCTGATTGTTTTTGGGCTTTTACTGGCTGCCAAAGCTGAAACCTGGGATGCCAACTGGACCAATGCCTGGACTACACGCACTTTTGACAGTGCCTCCGGTTCCTGGCTTCCAATTAGCGGTACGGCACTTATTACCGGAATCTCCGCCGCGATGGTAGGCTCCCTTTTTTCCAGTGATGCCTGGGTAGGGGTTACCTTTATCGCTGGAGAGATCAAGAATCCACAGCGTAACGTGGGCCTGAGCCTTTTCCTGGGAACATTTATCGTTAGTATTATTTATGTATTGGCCAATGTGATGTATATCGCCGTTATCCCGCTCGAAGAGATTGCTTTTGCAAAATCTGACCGGGTAGCTGTCGTGGCTTCCAATTATATTTTCGGGAACATCGGGACCCTTATCATTGCTATTATGATCATGGTTTCAACTTTTGCCTGTAATAACGGATTAATTATGGCCGGGGCACGTGTGTATTATACTATGGCTAAAGATGGCTTATTCTTCAAAAAAGCAGCCTTACTGAACCACGCCAGTGTTCCTTCCTGGGCTTTATGGATGCAGTGCATTTGGGCTTCTGCCCTATGCCTTACCGGAAAATACAATGCCCTGCTGGATTTTGTCATCATCATCGTCCTGATCTTTTATATCCTGACGATTTATGGGATTTTTATATTACGCCGTAAAATGCCGGATGTGGAACGTCCTTACAAAGCTTTCGGCTATCCTTTCCTACCGATGGTTTATATTGTACTGGCAAGTGCTATATGTATTTCACTACTCTTCACTAAGTTTTCGACCTGTGGCTGGGGTGTATTGATCATGCTGATGGGCATACCGGTCTACTACCTTACCAAACCGAAGGGCGACAAGTCCTGATAAGATAAAAAACAACCTCTTACAAACAGTATAGATTCCCGTGATATCCATGATATCACGGGATTTTTTTTTCTCCTAAACCCTGTTTACTGCATTCCTGTATTGTACAAGCAAAACGTGGGTTATGATGTAAAGATGGTGCGACAAGAAGCAAAGAGTGCGCGACCAGGAGTAAAGAAGGCGTGACAAGAAGCAAAGAGTGCGTGACCAGGAGCAAAGAAGGCGCGACAAGAAGCAAAGAAGGCGTGACAAGAAGCGTAGAAGGCGCAAAAGGGGGAGTAGTCGTTAGATTGTGTAAACGTAGAAATTGATTTTAATTTGATTTGAGATTTTAAGGCTTAGCCAAAAAACAACAGATCATTAAGTATAGAATTTAAAAGAACTACATTTAAATAATTTAAAAAGAGCGGATTATGATCGAAGATGGTAAATTACCCAAAGATTTTGCAAAGCAATTTAAAAACAAAGAAGACTTCCATACTTTTTTTCAAGACCTGTATAAACAAGGCATTGAACAACTACTCCAGGGAGAATTGGATGCTCATCTGGGATATGAGAAGCATAATATTGACGGATACAATACAGGCAATAGCCGTAATGGTTCTTTCTCAAAGAATATAAAATCAGAGACTTTGGGCAATATGGTCCTGGCTATTCCCCGGGATAGAAATGGTGAATTCGAGCCTCAGGTCATCGGAAAAGGCCAATCGATGAGTGAAAAGATTGAAGATGCTATTTTAGGAATGTACAGTCGTGGAATGACCCGTAGTGATATTGTAGAACAAGTTAAAGAAGTTTATGGGATATCAGTAAGTGAGTCCACGATTTCGACCATCTCTGATAGAATACTGGCTGATGTTGATTTATGGACTAAAAGGGCTTTAGAACCACAGTATCTGATTGTTTGGATGGATGCTGTGCATATGAAAGTAAGAACAGATGGGAAATATGAAAACCATGCAATTTACATTGTAATCGGACTAAAAACAGATGGTAAGAAAGAAGTATTAGGAATG
The Flavobacterium kingsejongi genome window above contains:
- a CDS encoding APC family permease; translation: MQENPENENLKRELGLLDGTMLVVGSMIGSGIFIVSADITRQVGSAGWLLLIWLLSGLITVIAAVSYGELSSMFPKAGGQYVYLKIAYNKLIAFLYGWSFFAVIQTGTIAAVGVAFSKFAAYLYPPVSDENILWDIGWFQLNAAQLVSICTIIILTYINSRGVKNGKMLQTVLTIIKIASLLGLIVFGLLLAAKAETWDANWTNAWTTRTFDSASGSWLPISGTALITGISAAMVGSLFSSDAWVGVTFIAGEIKNPQRNVGLSLFLGTFIVSIIYVLANVMYIAVIPLEEIAFAKSDRVAVVASNYIFGNIGTLIIAIMIMVSTFACNNGLIMAGARVYYTMAKDGLFFKKAALLNHASVPSWALWMQCIWASALCLTGKYNALLDFVIIIVLIFYILTIYGIFILRRKMPDVERPYKAFGYPFLPMVYIVLASAICISLLFTKFSTCGWGVLIMLMGIPVYYLTKPKGDKS